The following proteins are encoded in a genomic region of bacterium:
- a CDS encoding choice-of-anchor Q domain-containing protein: MKTKLAACGFLMILCVGAMAATTRYVVPPGSGNTPTSPYTSWATAATNLHAVMAVTVGGDTVLLTNGVYMLTNQIIIATNITIRSDNNGVIDRAGTIVNGGYPNNSNRCFTLSFSNAVVEGLTITNGYVVGSGGGVYITAGTLRNCLVTGNTVTNGSGGGVYAAGATSLITNCDVIANLVLNGSGQTVGGGGVKLTAAASLRNSRIMYNNSPIYWSAGGGVHCDGASWVVNCSVISNKVGTDYNTSSSSTSCTGWPFAGSGYAYGGGGVWAAGANAVTLRNCLIIGNGRGAACTAAGVGSHGGGATIENCTIVANFGDGIGAGSASTYNVTNTISFYNTGEAMRPSSSAAGVNPLITVNCCMTSTNYVTGGSGNIIGTPAFMQRANGDYRLAPWSRGVDAGLTLSWMSTATDLADNPRISANSLPDMGAYETTFNSLPATYYVAHNGQTPVSPYTNGWAAAASNITDVLNVMSDGGTVLVTNGVYTLTNHITVGYMTLRSYNNNGVDRGTIINGNYPNTTNRCLTLNHADAVVDGFTITNGFVNGTNGGGVLMTAGTLRNCLVTGNTVTNSTGGGGGVYATGSGSVVTNCDVIANTALCTPLSSGGGGVMLQSGAQVWNSRIMYNQSPLLSSGGGGIQSSGGSVFNSSIISNTALAGYGSGGVWVYGAGTMLRNCLIMGNGKGGQCNAAGVGSHGGSAVIESCTIVTNFGDGIGANNPSTYNVTNTISFYNTGEAMRPSSQAVASNIPLITVNCCMTSTNYVTGGSSNIITTPLFVNRAGGNYRLLPGSPGVDAGVTQAWMSVATDLDGQPRISVNGLVDMGAYETSLVVSTFANVYVAKNGQTPAWPYTNWVTAATNIPDALSVLAEGGTVLVSNGVYTLTAPIVVGNFNVRSFNNNGVDRGTVINGNYPNTTNRCFTLNHVNALVEGFTITNGCAPSNDCFGGGVYMTNGILRNCLVTGNLATNNPLAGGSEGGGVYATGNSVITNCDITANSIWYTGSGGGVYLVSPAQLWNSRILFNGTPTTNSSIFGSMGGGVYITGANALICNSVISSNTLPPLANPTSGGGVYMNFGGTLRNCLVAGNSAFSGAGVAVVNTPVSDVENCTIAGNFAGYHGGFATPSSVTLQVRLKNVICYYNQPDNLYFSNITNALFTNCCVSTAYSLLGSGNMASSPAFMNRTSGDYRLWPWSPGVDAGLVLSWMSAATDLAGQPRINNLPDMGAYETTLGVAPNLYVAQNGQTPVSPYTNWMGASSNIQDAVNMAFDGATVLVSNGVYTLTDQLTVGDFTVRSYNNNGVDRGTIINGNYPNTTNRCFTLNHVNAVVEGFTITNGCAPSNDCFGGGVYMTNGILRNCLVTGNRATNNPVSGGSRGGGVYAVGSSLITNCDITANTIGNAGFGGGVYLTTPAQFWNSRILHNGTATTNDLSGGSLGGGAYIYGTGALICNSIIASNAISPKANSVNGGGVYMNDGGTLRNCLITGNSAFAGAGVAVLGNPTISDVESCTIAGNFAGFHGGLATPSAAIVQVRVKNVICYSNQPDNLYFSNITNALFTNCCTVSSYTLFGSGNITNNPLFVDPAGPNYRLTRLSPCVDTGVKQGWMTDMVDLDGKPRIWQNNDKVDMGAYELDYVLWGSVFTIR; encoded by the coding sequence ATGAAGACAAAACTAGCTGCGTGCGGATTTCTCATGATATTGTGCGTGGGCGCCATGGCGGCCACCACGAGGTACGTCGTACCTCCGGGTAGCGGAAATACCCCGACCTCGCCCTATACCAGTTGGGCCACGGCCGCGACCAATCTTCATGCGGTGATGGCCGTCACCGTCGGCGGTGATACGGTGCTGTTGACCAACGGTGTCTACATGCTGACCAATCAGATCATCATCGCGACCAATATCACGATCAGGAGTGATAACAATGGCGTTATTGACCGAGCCGGCACCATTGTCAATGGGGGGTATCCGAATAACTCCAACCGATGTTTCACGCTGAGTTTCTCCAATGCCGTGGTGGAGGGATTGACGATCACCAATGGCTATGTTGTTGGAAGCGGAGGCGGCGTTTACATTACAGCTGGTACTTTGCGGAATTGTCTGGTGACGGGCAATACGGTAACCAATGGCAGCGGTGGCGGGGTATATGCGGCCGGAGCAACTAGCCTGATCACGAACTGCGATGTCATCGCCAACCTCGTTCTTAATGGCAGCGGCCAGACGGTGGGTGGTGGTGGCGTCAAACTGACTGCGGCGGCGTCATTGCGGAATAGTCGTATCATGTACAATAATTCTCCTATCTATTGGTCGGCTGGCGGGGGGGTTCACTGTGATGGGGCGTCGTGGGTGGTTAACTGCAGCGTGATCAGCAACAAAGTGGGTACAGATTATAATACCAGCAGTAGCAGCACTTCATGCACAGGCTGGCCGTTCGCCGGGTCGGGGTATGCCTATGGGGGTGGCGGAGTATGGGCCGCGGGTGCGAATGCCGTAACACTGCGTAATTGTCTGATCATAGGAAACGGCAGGGGAGCTGCATGCACCGCTGCAGGAGTGGGGTCCCATGGGGGGGGGGCGACTATTGAAAATTGTACGATTGTTGCGAATTTCGGTGATGGCATTGGGGCCGGTAGCGCCAGCACATATAACGTTACCAATACAATTTCTTTCTATAATACCGGTGAAGCCATGAGGCCCTCCTCGAGTGCGGCTGGTGTCAACCCTCTAATTACCGTCAATTGCTGTATGACGAGCACCAATTATGTGACTGGCGGTTCGGGCAACATCATCGGGACTCCGGCCTTCATGCAGCGTGCCAACGGCGATTACAGACTGGCGCCCTGGTCACGCGGTGTTGACGCTGGACTGACGTTGTCCTGGATGAGTACGGCGACTGACTTGGCGGATAATCCGCGGATTAGTGCAAACTCCCTGCCCGACATGGGTGCCTACGAGACGACATTCAATAGCCTCCCGGCCACTTATTACGTGGCTCATAACGGACAGACGCCGGTAAGTCCTTACACCAATGGCTGGGCGGCGGCAGCCAGCAATATCACGGATGTTCTGAACGTGATGAGTGATGGGGGAACGGTTCTGGTCACAAACGGTGTGTACACTCTGACCAATCATATCACCGTCGGCTACATGACGCTCAGGAGTTATAATAACAATGGCGTGGATCGGGGAACCATTATCAATGGAAACTACCCGAACACCACCAACCGGTGCTTAACGCTGAATCATGCCGATGCGGTGGTGGATGGGTTCACCATTACCAATGGATTTGTAAACGGCACTAATGGAGGAGGGGTCCTGATGACGGCGGGTACCTTGCGGAACTGCCTGGTGACGGGGAATACGGTCACCAACAGCACTGGCGGTGGCGGCGGCGTGTATGCGACCGGGTCAGGCAGCGTGGTCACGAACTGCGACGTCATCGCCAATACGGCTCTATGCACACCCCTTTCTTCTGGTGGTGGCGGTGTGATGCTGCAAAGCGGGGCACAAGTTTGGAACAGCCGGATCATGTATAATCAATCTCCCCTGTTGAGTTCCGGTGGAGGCGGGATTCAATCATCCGGAGGATCGGTGTTCAACAGTTCCATCATCAGCAATACGGCGCTTGCTGGATATGGCAGCGGCGGGGTCTGGGTGTACGGCGCGGGGACCATGCTCCGCAACTGTTTGATTATGGGAAATGGCAAGGGAGGTCAGTGCAACGCTGCGGGGGTGGGTTCGCATGGGGGGAGTGCGGTCATTGAAAGCTGCACGATTGTCACGAATTTCGGCGATGGAATCGGAGCCAATAACCCCAGCACCTATAACGTTACCAATACGATTTCTTTCTATAACACCGGTGAAGCGATGCGACCATCCTCACAGGCAGTTGCAAGCAATATCCCGCTCATTACCGTCAATTGCTGTATGACGAGCACCAATTACGTGACGGGTGGGTCGAGTAATATCATTACAACGCCCCTGTTTGTGAATCGGGCTGGGGGAAACTACCGGCTGCTGCCCGGGTCTCCGGGGGTCGATGCCGGGGTAACGCAAGCGTGGATGAGTGTCGCCACCGATCTGGATGGGCAGCCCCGAATCAGTGTGAATGGCCTGGTGGACATGGGCGCTTATGAAACATCGCTGGTGGTTTCCACGTTCGCGAACGTGTATGTGGCGAAAAATGGGCAGACCCCTGCGTGGCCCTATACGAATTGGGTGACGGCGGCCACGAACATTCCGGATGCCCTGAGCGTGTTGGCTGAGGGGGGAACCGTGCTGGTCAGTAATGGCGTCTATACCCTGACGGCGCCAATTGTGGTGGGTAATTTTAACGTGAGGAGTTTTAACAACAACGGGGTAGATCGGGGTACGGTTATTAATGGCAATTATCCGAATACCACCAACCGGTGTTTCACCCTGAATCATGTTAATGCCCTGGTTGAGGGATTCACCATCACCAATGGGTGTGCGCCGTCAAATGACTGCTTTGGCGGCGGGGTGTATATGACCAATGGGATTTTGCGCAATTGCCTGGTGACGGGGAACTTGGCCACGAATAATCCGTTGGCAGGGGGCAGTGAGGGGGGCGGCGTTTACGCCACCGGGAACAGTGTGATTACGAACTGCGATATCACCGCGAACTCGATCTGGTATACCGGATCTGGTGGCGGAGTCTACCTGGTGTCTCCCGCGCAACTGTGGAATAGTCGGATTCTGTTCAATGGGACACCCACCACCAACAGTAGTATTTTCGGCAGCATGGGCGGTGGCGTCTACATTACAGGGGCCAATGCGTTAATTTGCAACAGTGTCATTTCCAGCAACACGCTTCCCCCTCTAGCCAATCCCACTAGCGGGGGTGGTGTGTATATGAACTTTGGTGGTACCCTTCGCAACTGTCTGGTTGCGGGGAATTCGGCCTTTTCGGGGGCGGGCGTGGCGGTTGTTAACACCCCTGTAAGTGACGTGGAAAACTGCACGATTGCGGGGAATTTCGCCGGGTATCATGGCGGATTCGCGACGCCTAGTAGCGTAACTTTGCAGGTGCGGCTCAAAAACGTGATCTGTTATTACAACCAGCCTGACAACCTGTACTTTTCGAATATCACGAATGCTCTGTTTACCAACTGTTGCGTGTCCACTGCTTATAGCCTGCTGGGTTCCGGTAATATGGCCTCGTCTCCAGCGTTTATGAATCGGACCAGTGGAGATTACCGGCTCTGGCCCTGGTCGCCGGGGGTCGATGCCGGGTTGGTGCTGTCCTGGATGAGTGCGGCGACCGATCTGGCCGGTCAGCCCCGGATTAATAACTTGCCGGACATGGGGGCCTATGAGACGACGCTCGGAGTCGCTCCCAATCTGTATGTGGCCCAGAATGGACAAACCCCCGTTTCTCCCTATACAAATTGGATGGGGGCCTCCAGCAATATCCAGGATGCCGTTAACATGGCCTTTGATGGGGCCACCGTGCTGGTCAGTAATGGGGTCTATACCCTGACGGATCAGCTCACTGTGGGCGATTTTACCGTGAGGAGTTATAACAATAACGGCGTGGATCGGGGGACCATCATTAATGGTAATTATCCGAATACCACCAACCGGTGTTTCACCCTGAATCATGTCAACGCCGTGGTCGAGGGGTTTACCATCACGAACGGGTGTGCGCCGTCGAATGACTGTTTCGGCGGCGGGGTGTATATGACCAATGGCATTTTACGCAATTGCCTGGTGACGGGGAACCGGGCGACGAACAATCCGGTGTCGGGGGGGAGCCGGGGGGGCGGTGTTTATGCCGTTGGGAGCAGTCTGATCACGAACTGTGACATCACCGCCAATACGATCGGGAATGCAGGGTTCGGCGGGGGTGTCTATCTGACGACTCCGGCGCAGTTCTGGAATAGCCGGATCCTGCACAATGGAACGGCTACAACCAACGACCTCTCAGGTGGTAGCCTCGGAGGGGGTGCCTACATTTACGGGACCGGCGCGTTGATTTGTAACAGTATCATCGCTAGTAATGCGATTTCCCCTAAGGCCAATTCTGTAAACGGCGGTGGGGTGTATATGAACGATGGCGGCACGCTACGCAACTGTCTGATTACAGGGAATAGTGCTTTTGCAGGAGCGGGGGTGGCTGTTTTGGGCAATCCTACTATCAGTGACGTGGAAAGTTGTACGATTGCGGGGAACTTCGCCGGATTTCACGGCGGACTCGCTACCCCAAGTGCAGCAATAGTGCAGGTTCGGGTCAAAAATGTGATCTGCTATTCCAATCAACCCGACAACCTGTACTTTTCGAATATCACGAACGCGCTGTTCACCAATTGTTGCACGGTCAGTTCCTACACGCTGTTCGGTTCGGGTAACATCACCAATAATCCCCTGTTTGTGGATCCTGCGGGGCCAAACTACCGGCTGACCAGGCTATCCCCTTGTGTTGATACAGGAGTGAAGCAGGGGTGGATGACCGATATGGTGGATTTGGATGGCAAGCCGCGTATTTGGCAAAATAATGACAAGGTGGACATGGGGGCATACGAGCTCGACTATGTTCTGTGGGGTTCGGTGTTTACAATCCGGTGA
- a CDS encoding sialate O-acetylesterase, producing MKRNGYWLAWGLAVAGLAASANAELGLPRLFSDHMVLQRDLAAPVWGWADPGETITVTIEGKTCSAIADKDGRWQVKLAPLNASRKPLELTVTGKATKTVVRDILVGDVWLCSGQSNMEFGLGSADNAQEVIPGFTNSMIRLLSVKAAQAGQPVLDIPSGWLMCGKQVVDFSAVGYFFGRSIQKETGIPIGLINNAWGGTAIELWMPAEAPATVPEVAREFDKKRSDYSNQLAKMIDPVGQWVEKARQAKDKGELLPSPPLLPVCPPALDNLAGIYNGRVAPLIPFGIKGALWYQGEANGNDDDIYAFKTQAMIGSWRKAWNQGDFPFYFVQLANYQTADISPIGGNGWAKIRMAQFKCLQIPRTGMAVAIDVGVANDIHPRNKEDVGERLALWALKNDYGRKDLVCSGPLYKGMTVEGSKIRVSFDYADKGLMVGRKTGHGPASEVKEDVLKRFAVAGSSNHWFWADAVIDGSTVLVSSTNVPAPVAVRYAFSMNPEGCNLYNKEGLPASPFRTDTW from the coding sequence ATGAAACGAAACGGGTATTGGTTGGCATGGGGCCTAGCGGTGGCCGGATTGGCGGCTTCGGCGAATGCCGAGTTGGGGCTGCCCAGGCTTTTCTCTGATCACATGGTCCTGCAACGTGATTTGGCCGCGCCGGTCTGGGGCTGGGCCGATCCGGGCGAAACGATCACCGTGACGATTGAAGGAAAAACGTGTTCTGCCATCGCCGACAAGGATGGTCGCTGGCAAGTAAAACTGGCGCCATTGAATGCAAGCCGTAAGCCGCTTGAATTAACGGTTACCGGTAAGGCCACCAAGACGGTGGTCAGGGATATTCTGGTGGGTGATGTATGGTTGTGCTCCGGCCAGTCAAATATGGAATTTGGTCTGGGTAGTGCTGATAACGCGCAAGAGGTCATTCCTGGGTTCACGAATTCGATGATCCGTTTGTTGAGCGTGAAGGCGGCTCAAGCCGGACAGCCCGTTTTGGACATTCCGAGTGGCTGGTTGATGTGTGGCAAGCAGGTCGTTGATTTCTCTGCAGTCGGTTATTTCTTTGGCCGGTCAATACAAAAGGAAACAGGGATCCCCATCGGTCTGATCAATAACGCCTGGGGCGGAACGGCCATCGAATTGTGGATGCCTGCGGAGGCTCCCGCAACGGTGCCCGAAGTCGCCAGGGAGTTCGATAAGAAACGGTCGGACTATAGCAACCAGCTTGCCAAGATGATTGATCCGGTCGGGCAATGGGTTGAGAAGGCGCGTCAAGCCAAGGACAAGGGCGAACTGTTACCTTCTCCTCCCCTGTTGCCGGTATGTCCTCCTGCCCTCGATAATTTGGCGGGCATCTATAACGGACGCGTGGCGCCCCTGATCCCGTTCGGCATCAAGGGTGCCCTCTGGTATCAGGGGGAGGCCAACGGTAATGACGATGACATCTATGCCTTTAAGACCCAAGCCATGATCGGGAGTTGGCGCAAGGCATGGAACCAGGGCGATTTCCCTTTTTACTTTGTTCAGCTCGCGAACTATCAGACGGCCGATATAAGTCCGATCGGTGGCAATGGATGGGCCAAGATCCGTATGGCGCAGTTCAAATGCCTGCAGATTCCGCGCACCGGCATGGCGGTGGCCATTGATGTGGGGGTTGCCAACGATATCCATCCGCGTAACAAGGAGGATGTGGGCGAGCGTTTGGCCCTTTGGGCACTCAAGAATGACTATGGTCGGAAAGACCTCGTCTGCAGCGGTCCGCTCTACAAAGGGATGACCGTTGAAGGTTCGAAAATCCGCGTGAGTTTCGACTATGCGGATAAGGGGCTCATGGTGGGGCGGAAGACGGGGCATGGACCCGCGTCGGAGGTCAAGGAAGACGTGCTCAAGCGGTTTGCCGTGGCCGGCTCCAGTAATCACTGGTTTTGGGCGGATGCCGTCATCGACGGCTCTACCGTGCTGGTGTCCAGCACGAACGTTCCAGCGCCTGTCGCCGTACGCTATGCGTTTTCGATGAATCCAGAAGGTTGCAACCTGTATAACAAGGAAGGTTTGCCCGCCTCGCCGTTCCGTACCGACACCTGGTAG
- a CDS encoding amidohydrolase, with protein MNTEMDARLKGIVDKICPEVLGLRHHLHQNPELAGEEYQTAAFIRKTLSGTQVRVLKPFLKTDTVGILKGHKPGRNVTLRADIDALPLLEKNTFAHVSKIKGCMHACGHDGNTAVLLGVTKVLEHFTREFCGTVRFVFQPGEEVAALGKELVAKGALEHPRPDMVFALHGLAGAPEGVIFSRPGVMMAAVGFFKLEIRGKGAHGSRPDLAIDPILVGARVVEGLASLAREVSPFQTATLSVCRFSGGTNGNIIPDTVEIEGTVRYLDKAVGKTMTARMRKLIQGICSSMGASCVFSYHEPYIPVVNHECAVDVGRSVAERLFGKAGWQAAKNPSMGGEDFAYYLQKHPGALFWVGMGEKSGGLHNPHFDYNDNAIRNGILFLAGCALEILAEAG; from the coding sequence ATGAACACTGAGATGGATGCTCGCTTGAAGGGGATTGTCGACAAGATCTGCCCGGAGGTACTGGGCCTCCGGCATCATCTGCATCAAAATCCGGAACTCGCCGGGGAAGAATATCAAACGGCGGCCTTTATCAGGAAAACCCTGTCAGGCACGCAGGTGCGCGTCCTGAAACCGTTTCTCAAGACCGATACGGTCGGGATTTTGAAAGGACACAAGCCGGGGCGGAATGTAACGCTTCGAGCCGACATCGATGCGTTGCCCCTGCTTGAGAAAAACACTTTTGCGCATGTGTCGAAAATCAAGGGCTGTATGCATGCCTGCGGGCATGATGGAAATACCGCCGTACTGTTAGGGGTTACCAAGGTGCTGGAACACTTTACCCGTGAGTTTTGTGGCACGGTAAGGTTTGTATTTCAGCCAGGTGAAGAGGTGGCGGCGCTCGGAAAAGAACTGGTGGCGAAGGGGGCGTTGGAGCATCCTCGTCCTGATATGGTTTTCGCGCTCCATGGGCTGGCCGGGGCGCCAGAGGGAGTGATATTTTCCCGGCCCGGCGTGATGATGGCGGCCGTTGGATTTTTCAAGCTGGAGATCCGGGGGAAAGGGGCGCATGGTTCACGCCCGGATCTGGCGATAGACCCCATTCTGGTCGGGGCAAGGGTGGTTGAGGGCTTGGCCTCATTAGCCCGAGAGGTGAGCCCCTTTCAGACCGCTACCCTGAGTGTCTGCCGATTCTCAGGCGGGACCAATGGCAACATCATTCCCGATACGGTTGAGATCGAGGGGACGGTCCGGTATCTGGACAAGGCGGTGGGGAAGACGATGACCGCACGGATGCGGAAGTTGATCCAGGGGATTTGTTCATCGATGGGGGCCTCTTGCGTCTTCAGCTACCATGAACCCTACATCCCGGTCGTAAACCATGAATGTGCCGTTGACGTGGGGCGATCGGTCGCTGAGCGGTTGTTCGGAAAAGCCGGGTGGCAGGCGGCGAAAAATCCGAGTATGGGCGGTGAGGATTTCGCCTATTATCTTCAGAAACATCCCGGGGCCCTATTCTGGGTGGGTATGGGCGAAAAGTCCGGCGGGCTGCATAACCCGCATTTCGATTACAATGACAATGCCATCCGGAATGGCATCCTGTTCCTGGCCGGCTGTGCACTGGAGATTTTGGCCGAAGCCGGATAG
- a CDS encoding helix-turn-helix domain-containing protein: protein MINELFDDTSLGIILAPAQWQIISSLFDEEVDFSHNPPHLQWMRTHTERHPAREVMLVLKGSGVYGYNGKVYPSRPGMVFLFNSYESHDDYYPPNCPEMLHLWLYLIEHDVVARVLHAKEGKIKDVGRPLLLSEAPTANLLNATWNELAEDSPLPLAFRRAKLLAALSALTIRITEWGFGKTEGHSEAHFQKQVIETIRRHVAQTAGRDVPLSEAARLSGYSKFHFLRLFKKETGQTFHDFVNGCRLQKVSAMIHEGRSKTEISETLGFSHPSTFLRWTKIEAKKHHPTSS from the coding sequence GTGATAAACGAATTATTTGACGACACGTCACTGGGGATAATCCTTGCCCCGGCACAGTGGCAGATCATCAGCTCACTCTTTGATGAGGAAGTTGATTTCAGTCACAACCCGCCCCACCTCCAGTGGATGCGGACCCATACAGAACGCCATCCCGCCCGTGAAGTGATGCTCGTCCTGAAAGGGTCTGGCGTCTACGGCTATAATGGCAAGGTTTACCCCTCCCGACCGGGAATGGTTTTCCTTTTCAACTCTTACGAATCACACGACGATTATTATCCGCCAAACTGCCCGGAGATGCTGCATTTATGGCTGTATCTGATTGAACATGACGTGGTCGCAAGGGTACTCCATGCCAAAGAGGGAAAAATCAAGGATGTGGGGAGGCCCCTCCTACTCAGCGAAGCACCCACCGCAAACCTGCTAAACGCTACCTGGAACGAACTCGCGGAAGACTCACCCTTACCGTTGGCCTTCAGGCGGGCGAAGTTGCTGGCGGCCCTTTCGGCTCTGACCATTCGTATTACTGAATGGGGGTTTGGGAAAACCGAGGGGCACTCAGAGGCCCATTTCCAAAAACAGGTCATTGAAACCATCCGCCGCCACGTCGCACAGACGGCCGGTCGCGATGTCCCGCTCTCGGAAGCCGCCCGGCTCTCCGGGTACAGCAAATTCCACTTCTTGAGACTGTTCAAGAAGGAAACCGGACAAACCTTTCACGATTTTGTGAATGGCTGTCGATTGCAGAAGGTCTCGGCCATGATTCATGAAGGCCGGAGTAAAACGGAAATCTCGGAAACCTTGGGCTTCTCCCATCCCTCGACCTTCCTACGCTGGACGAAAATTGAGGCCAAAAAACATCATCCAACGTCATCATAG
- a CDS encoding DegT/DnrJ/EryC1/StrS family aminotransferase, producing MYRAGQEEIDEVSKVILSKQWFRVGDASDGHLAEVQRFEQEWAEKMGVAYAILMSGGGTAGLVCAMAGLGIGPGDEVIVPAYTWLATATSVLTVGAIPVLAEVDETLGLDPEDFERKIGPHTKAVIPVHMSGRPANLEAILAIARKRGLKVIEDSCQMDGGSYKGRRTGTWGDAGVYSLNQYKIISAGGEGGCLVTDDRELFQRASIYHDTGSVFRPGAKGLQVPVFVAQQYRASEVMGAIARVQMGRLDGIIADLRQRRNALAAAVGEMNGVEVAPSNDQAGDCGVMLTLKFKTEAKARAFSSAPDVDGLVLIDHGKHVYTNWEPLREKRCMHHPRMNPFNFSENQGLRMDYSDSACPRTLEILRRTVYISIDPDWTDQQVGARITAMKAAAKAL from the coding sequence ATGTATCGCGCCGGACAAGAAGAGATTGATGAGGTATCCAAAGTCATTTTATCCAAACAGTGGTTCCGGGTCGGCGATGCCAGCGACGGGCATTTGGCGGAAGTTCAACGGTTTGAGCAGGAGTGGGCTGAAAAAATGGGCGTCGCCTATGCGATCCTGATGAGCGGTGGCGGAACGGCGGGTCTGGTGTGCGCCATGGCTGGCCTTGGCATCGGACCGGGCGATGAGGTCATTGTGCCCGCCTATACCTGGTTGGCGACCGCCACCTCGGTGCTGACAGTGGGTGCCATACCGGTCCTGGCGGAAGTCGATGAGACGCTGGGTCTGGATCCTGAAGATTTTGAGCGCAAGATCGGCCCGCATACCAAGGCAGTGATTCCTGTTCACATGAGCGGCCGGCCGGCCAATCTGGAGGCCATTCTGGCCATCGCCCGCAAACGGGGGCTCAAGGTCATTGAAGATTCCTGCCAGATGGATGGCGGCTCCTATAAGGGGCGGCGGACGGGCACATGGGGTGATGCAGGGGTGTACAGTTTGAACCAGTACAAAATCATTTCCGCAGGCGGGGAAGGGGGTTGTCTGGTGACGGATGACCGCGAGCTTTTTCAACGGGCTTCCATTTACCACGACACAGGGAGTGTGTTCCGCCCTGGGGCGAAGGGACTGCAGGTACCGGTCTTTGTGGCCCAGCAATACCGGGCCAGCGAGGTGATGGGCGCGATCGCCCGCGTTCAAATGGGGCGCCTGGACGGAATCATTGCCGACCTGCGCCAGAGGAGAAATGCGCTGGCCGCGGCTGTGGGGGAGATGAACGGGGTTGAGGTGGCCCCCAGCAATGATCAGGCGGGTGATTGCGGGGTGATGTTGACGCTCAAATTCAAGACCGAGGCTAAGGCCCGGGCCTTCTCTTCCGCGCCTGATGTGGATGGTCTGGTCTTAATTGATCATGGCAAGCACGTGTATACCAATTGGGAGCCTCTGCGTGAGAAGCGGTGCATGCACCATCCGCGCATGAATCCGTTTAATTTTTCAGAAAACCAAGGCCTGCGTATGGATTACAGCGACAGCGCTTGCCCGCGCACATTGGAGATTTTACGGCGTACCGTTTATATCTCGATCGATCCGGATTGGACTGATCAGCAGGTCGGGGCCAGAATTACGGCTATGAAGGCAGCGGCAAAAGCTCTCTGA